The proteins below come from a single Zhouia spongiae genomic window:
- a CDS encoding MFS transporter, with the protein MNSNLKKRVAVSAMFFLSGICFASWASRIPDIKNALGLNEGQLGGVLLGLPAGSLVALPLAGWMVHKFGSKKVVVFSAILYALFLPLLGMADSIITLIGAVILFGLVGNLTNIAVNTQAIGVEFCYGKTIMASFHGLWSLAGFVGGVIGAAMIDLKISPFLHFLIIGILCFFIIVFAYGNMLSEDVNKSTDSSMVLKKPDRLLLRVGIIAFCGMMCEGCMFDWSGVYFDKIVHADASLMTLGYIAFMSTMATGRFIADHFTQRYGAIILLQFSGALIFTGLLISVLFPSIIFATVGFLLVGAGTSSVIPLAFSMAGRSESYSPGIALAMVSTIAYFGFLFGPPLIGFVAEQFNLRVSFMLIAIVGAFIAVLSTTGKHILKTPSKT; encoded by the coding sequence ATGAATTCAAATTTAAAAAAAAGGGTAGCGGTCAGTGCTATGTTCTTTTTAAGCGGGATTTGTTTTGCCAGCTGGGCCAGCAGGATTCCGGATATTAAAAATGCACTTGGCCTCAATGAAGGTCAGCTTGGTGGCGTACTGTTGGGCCTGCCTGCCGGTTCTTTGGTGGCTTTACCTTTAGCCGGTTGGATGGTACATAAATTTGGCAGTAAGAAGGTGGTTGTCTTTTCCGCTATTTTATATGCCTTGTTCCTGCCCTTATTGGGCATGGCTGATTCTATAATAACGCTTATTGGTGCTGTAATCCTGTTCGGTCTGGTTGGCAACCTCACAAACATTGCTGTTAACACCCAGGCCATTGGTGTAGAATTTTGTTATGGAAAAACCATTATGGCCTCTTTCCACGGATTGTGGAGTCTTGCCGGTTTTGTCGGCGGGGTTATCGGTGCTGCCATGATTGATCTAAAAATATCTCCTTTTCTTCATTTTCTTATTATTGGCATACTGTGTTTTTTTATAATCGTATTCGCTTATGGCAATATGCTTTCAGAAGATGTCAATAAATCGACCGATAGCAGCATGGTTTTAAAAAAACCTGATCGTCTTTTATTAAGAGTCGGTATTATAGCTTTTTGCGGAATGATGTGTGAAGGTTGTATGTTCGATTGGAGCGGTGTGTATTTTGACAAAATAGTACATGCAGATGCCAGTCTTATGACACTGGGATATATTGCATTTATGAGCACTATGGCTACAGGAAGATTTATAGCAGATCATTTTACACAACGTTATGGAGCCATCATATTGCTTCAGTTCAGTGGTGCCCTTATATTCACAGGGTTGCTGATTTCCGTCCTGTTTCCTTCTATTATTTTTGCAACGGTAGGTTTTTTATTAGTTGGTGCAGGAACATCTTCGGTTATCCCGCTCGCATTTTCAATGGCAGGACGATCTGAGTCATACAGTCCGGGAATAGCATTAGCCATGGTTTCAACCATAGCTTATTTCGGTTTTCTGTTCGGTCCTCCCCTTATCGGTTTCGTTGCAGAACAGTTCAACCTAAGGGTTTCTTTTATGCTTATCGCCATTGTAGGGGCCTTCATAGCTGTTTTAAGTACCACGGGGAAGCACATCTTAAAAACACCTTCGAAGACATAA
- a CDS encoding MATE family efflux transporter codes for MTSSKYNIKEIFNLFKDAVSGKEMDYTRGSIRKAIFMLSIPMILEMCMESVFALVDIAYVSRVSTNAVATVGLTESVITLVYAVAVGLSMAATAVVARRIGEKDNAGANQAAVQIILLGSIVAVVVSIIGISFPKEILALMGGETDLIEEGYRYTQILFGGNITIVLLFLINAIFRGAGNASMAMWALVLSNGLNIILDPILIFGFGPVPAYGVAGAAIATTIGRGTAVIFQLFVLFYGATRIKLAYRDLVVRTKVMLNLIKVSLGGIGQFIIGTSSWIFLMRIISEFGSEVLAGYTISIRIMMFTIMPSWGMSNAAATLVGQNLGANQPDRAEVSVWKTSKYNAYFMILVSLLYLFFANTIIGWFSDVPEVVKYGAMSLRIVAAGYVLYAYGMTITNAFNGAGDTRTPTIINFFCFWMFQLPFAYIAALSFDWGPKGVFWGIMLAESLIALVAIYWFKKGKWKLVKV; via the coding sequence ATGACATCGAGTAAATATAATATCAAAGAGATTTTTAACCTTTTTAAAGATGCTGTTTCAGGTAAAGAAATGGACTATACCCGGGGAAGCATCCGTAAGGCAATATTTATGCTTTCCATACCAATGATATTGGAAATGTGTATGGAATCGGTTTTTGCCTTAGTAGACATAGCTTATGTATCACGGGTAAGTACGAATGCTGTTGCTACGGTCGGACTTACCGAATCGGTAATTACTTTAGTATATGCTGTAGCTGTCGGACTTAGTATGGCTGCGACGGCAGTTGTTGCACGTCGGATCGGGGAAAAGGATAATGCAGGAGCGAATCAGGCAGCAGTTCAGATAATCTTATTGGGGAGTATCGTTGCCGTTGTGGTAAGTATTATAGGGATTTCTTTTCCCAAAGAAATTTTGGCTCTTATGGGAGGAGAAACCGATTTGATTGAAGAAGGCTACAGGTATACACAAATCTTGTTCGGAGGAAATATAACCATAGTACTTTTGTTCCTGATTAATGCAATTTTTAGGGGGGCAGGGAATGCCTCTATGGCCATGTGGGCACTGGTACTGTCTAATGGTCTTAATATTATACTGGACCCCATTTTAATATTCGGGTTTGGCCCTGTTCCGGCATACGGTGTTGCCGGAGCAGCAATAGCGACCACAATCGGCCGTGGAACTGCAGTTATTTTTCAGTTATTTGTATTGTTTTATGGAGCAACACGTATTAAGTTGGCCTATAGAGACCTGGTGGTCAGAACGAAGGTAATGCTGAACCTGATTAAAGTATCTCTGGGAGGAATCGGGCAATTCATAATAGGAACATCAAGCTGGATCTTCCTGATGCGGATTATTAGTGAGTTTGGTAGTGAAGTATTGGCAGGTTACACCATTTCCATCCGGATTATGATGTTTACTATAATGCCCTCATGGGGTATGAGTAATGCCGCGGCAACCCTGGTCGGACAAAACCTGGGAGCGAATCAGCCGGACAGGGCAGAGGTTTCCGTATGGAAGACCAGTAAGTACAATGCTTATTTTATGATTCTGGTTTCGTTGCTGTATTTGTTTTTTGCAAATACCATAATCGGATGGTTTAGTGACGTGCCGGAAGTGGTAAAATACGGAGCCATGAGCTTACGGATAGTTGCTGCAGGCTATGTGCTATATGCCTACGGGATGACTATAACAAATGCTTTTAACGGAGCAGGGGATACCAGAACACCTACCATTATTAATTTTTTCTGTTTCTGGATGTTTCAGTTACCGTTCGCTTATATAGCAGCGCTTTCTTTTGACTGGGGACCAAAAGGTGTTTTTTGGGGAATTATGCTTGCCGAATCGCTGATAGCCCTGGTTGCGATCTATTGGTTTAAAAAAGGTAAATGGAAGCTGGTAAAAGTTTAA
- a CDS encoding alkaline phosphatase D family protein — MNRKEYLKTMFLGLASIPMAGNTQIWQNESKVKADKNSVLSVKSSWERWPDINWTGPGFWGNRLQDWQIRNGKVACVVCGANRTLHQLQYQLGKHPGDFSTSITIELTAKTNSLKDRIGFRIGAKAGDYPCPVTFQDYRRDAIFGKGLEAGIYTNGNIFIGDKTGSIPIDPNVPVRLTLNARKNNDTYNAEFYAVSTLNNNILDRIELKNISSQDLVGNIALLSDFTSNKEEKDTPAGFFYDWNISGKKLKASLQQTFGPICFSQYTLHEGVLKMTTQLAPVEKIKNHKVILQVFKHNKWETIAQSVIDPLSRTAHFRKNKWNENKDIPYKVVLELPLKDNIEKYSYEGIIAANPVFNDQLKAAVFSCNCHYGFPNNEVVENTLKHRPDLALFLGDQFYENHGGFRYQKGPLEKSILDYLHKWYMFGWSYRDIFKNIPSAFLPDDHDVYHGNVWGEAGKKASVNKGWGYNSQDGGGYKMPAAWVNVVQKTQTSNLPDPYDATPVKQHIGVYYTHWNYGNISFAILEDRKFKSAPKNVLPPEAKVMNGFIQNPDFNIKDHSHIEAALLGERQIRFLDDWTTNWNGAQMKAVISQTTFCTLQTLPKGTMIDEVNPRLPIPEKGHYIPDDMPMADMDSNGWPQKGRNKAIETIRKSFAFHIAGDQHLPATIQYGVDEYGDSGFAFAAPALNNIWPRRWWPPLSHGHKPLLGRPLYTGDFDDAFGNKLTVVSAANPYKTHKKPSVIYDRVTGYGIIVFDKTKREIKIECWPRYVNPSINPDGQYDGWPIVIKQDQNYGKKAKGWMPGLQFVNVSNPVIELYDEKDILVYSLRVNSKSFTPKTFSLKNHRLIIRNPETGFFKEIKDISASKEQNRRIQI; from the coding sequence ATGAACAGGAAAGAATACCTTAAAACCATGTTTTTAGGACTAGCCTCGATACCCATGGCTGGAAATACTCAAATATGGCAAAATGAATCAAAAGTTAAAGCTGATAAAAACAGTGTGTTATCCGTAAAAAGCAGCTGGGAAAGGTGGCCGGATATAAATTGGACAGGTCCGGGTTTTTGGGGTAACCGGTTGCAGGACTGGCAAATAAGGAATGGGAAAGTAGCGTGTGTTGTATGTGGTGCCAACAGAACTCTCCATCAACTTCAATATCAGTTAGGTAAACACCCTGGAGATTTTTCAACCAGTATCACTATAGAGCTTACTGCCAAGACAAACAGTTTAAAGGACAGAATTGGCTTTAGAATCGGCGCTAAAGCCGGAGATTATCCTTGCCCGGTAACGTTTCAAGATTATCGAAGAGATGCCATTTTTGGGAAAGGTTTAGAAGCTGGCATATACACTAATGGAAATATATTCATAGGCGATAAAACCGGAAGCATCCCCATAGACCCCAACGTCCCTGTTCGGTTAACATTAAATGCCAGGAAAAACAACGACACATACAATGCAGAGTTCTATGCTGTTAGCACATTAAACAACAACATCCTAGACAGGATAGAACTTAAAAACATTTCGTCACAAGACCTGGTAGGCAACATCGCATTATTATCAGATTTCACTTCTAATAAAGAAGAAAAAGACACTCCGGCAGGCTTCTTTTATGACTGGAATATTTCAGGAAAGAAATTAAAAGCCTCACTTCAACAAACATTTGGCCCAATTTGCTTCTCACAATATACACTACATGAAGGGGTTCTTAAAATGACGACTCAGTTAGCTCCTGTTGAAAAAATTAAAAATCATAAGGTTATATTGCAGGTTTTTAAACATAATAAATGGGAGACAATTGCACAATCAGTAATAGACCCTCTTTCACGCACAGCTCATTTCAGAAAAAACAAATGGAACGAAAACAAGGATATTCCCTATAAGGTAGTACTTGAGCTTCCTTTAAAAGACAATATTGAAAAATACTCTTATGAAGGTATTATTGCCGCTAATCCGGTTTTTAACGATCAATTAAAAGCGGCCGTCTTTAGTTGCAATTGCCATTATGGATTCCCAAATAATGAAGTTGTAGAAAATACTTTAAAACATCGTCCTGACCTGGCGCTTTTTCTTGGAGATCAGTTTTATGAAAATCACGGGGGGTTCAGGTATCAGAAAGGACCATTGGAAAAATCTATTTTGGATTATTTACACAAATGGTATATGTTCGGCTGGTCGTACCGGGATATTTTCAAAAATATTCCATCGGCTTTTCTTCCTGACGATCACGATGTCTATCATGGTAATGTATGGGGTGAAGCAGGAAAGAAAGCTTCTGTTAATAAAGGATGGGGATATAATTCTCAGGACGGCGGCGGATATAAAATGCCCGCAGCATGGGTAAACGTCGTTCAGAAAACACAAACCAGCAACCTTCCGGATCCTTATGATGCAACACCTGTTAAACAGCATATTGGTGTTTATTATACACATTGGAATTACGGTAACATCAGTTTTGCTATCCTGGAAGATCGCAAATTTAAATCCGCTCCAAAAAATGTACTCCCTCCGGAAGCAAAAGTAATGAACGGTTTTATCCAAAATCCGGATTTTAACATTAAGGATCATTCACATATAGAAGCAGCCCTATTGGGCGAAAGACAAATCCGTTTTTTAGATGATTGGACCACCAATTGGAACGGAGCACAAATGAAAGCTGTCATTTCACAAACCACTTTTTGTACTTTACAAACCTTGCCAAAAGGTACAATGATAGACGAAGTTAACCCCAGGCTTCCAATACCGGAAAAAGGTCATTATATACCAGATGATATGCCAATGGCCGATATGGATTCTAACGGATGGCCTCAAAAAGGCAGGAATAAAGCCATCGAAACGATTCGCAAATCATTTGCCTTTCATATAGCAGGTGATCAGCATTTACCGGCTACCATACAGTATGGCGTAGACGAATACGGGGATTCCGGTTTTGCATTCGCCGCACCGGCTCTTAATAATATCTGGCCGCGACGGTGGTGGCCACCCTTAAGTCATGGTCATAAACCACTACTGGGAAGACCCTTATATACCGGTGATTTTGACGATGCCTTTGGCAATAAACTGACTGTAGTATCTGCCGCGAACCCATATAAAACGCATAAAAAACCTTCTGTTATTTACGATCGGGTCACAGGTTATGGAATTATTGTTTTTGATAAAACGAAACGGGAAATTAAAATTGAATGCTGGCCAAGATATGTAAATCCATCAATCAATCCGGATGGTCAATACGACGGATGGCCTATCGTAATAAAACAAGATCAAAACTATGGCAAGAAAGCAAAAGGATGGATGCCCGGGTTGCAATTTGTGAACGTTTCAAACCCTGTAATAGAACTATACGACGAAAAAGACATACTTGTTTATAGCCTGAGAGTCAATAGCAAATCTTTCACCCCTAAAACTTTTTCATTGAAAAATCACCGGCTTATAATTCGGAATCCGGAAACCGGTTTTTTTAAAGAAATTAAAGATATCAGTGCTTCGAAAGAACAGAACAGGCGTATACAAATTTAA
- a CDS encoding RagB/SusD family nutrient uptake outer membrane protein, translating to MKNIFLIMIIAALFTGCDKDLTKEPNFISEDVVFEDENLTEAYLAKIYEAIRFQDLGGEGNNAMGLIAAVGAEHTAFANWQTPNQAVLRTYSEENGGGSLTYWPYGNIRDVNYLLENIENSISFTRDYINAKIAEARFLRAYMYFELVRRYGGVPIVTKVQNDTDPTEELYPSRNTEKEVYDFIYNEINDILPLFPDAKSGVNGRADKFTALALQSRAMLYAASIAMFGEMQLEGIVGIAATEANTYYQRSYDASQKIINEGGYVLYDKSDDKVENYIQLFLDEENDEVIFAKVFEPFVKGHSFDNLATPQGFSASWNSNYPVFYDFVELYGFVEGSPITGVSRDELTDENSWDINEFFGMRDPRFRASVYYPEYEWQGGTVYFHVSTTYTNTNGEVVTVNSGTLDRDGTPWPAAAPPRNVRNTSLLVRKKVDESNTNPIANASGQNFYVFRYAEILLNHAEAAFYLDKKDEALTDLNAIRNRAGVPALMSVSEDNLRNERQVELAFEEHRYWDLKRWRIAQEKMDGVRMKGLTFKYNLDTDRYMITLKNAESVTRSFGMERYYLPIHLDWINTNPNLIQNPGY from the coding sequence ATGAAAAATATATTTTTAATCATGATAATAGCAGCTTTATTTACAGGCTGCGATAAAGATCTTACCAAAGAACCCAACTTTATTTCTGAGGATGTGGTTTTTGAAGATGAAAACCTTACCGAAGCTTATTTAGCAAAAATATATGAAGCTATCAGATTTCAAGATTTAGGTGGAGAAGGCAATAATGCAATGGGACTCATTGCTGCGGTCGGGGCAGAACATACTGCTTTCGCCAATTGGCAAACACCTAATCAGGCTGTTTTAAGGACATATTCTGAAGAAAACGGTGGCGGGTCTTTAACTTATTGGCCGTATGGTAATATCAGGGATGTAAATTACCTGCTTGAGAATATTGAAAACAGTATTTCTTTTACCCGGGACTATATAAATGCAAAAATAGCTGAAGCCAGATTTTTAAGAGCTTATATGTACTTTGAGTTGGTCAGACGTTACGGCGGGGTTCCCATAGTGACAAAGGTTCAAAATGATACTGACCCGACTGAGGAACTCTACCCCTCCCGAAATACCGAAAAGGAAGTGTACGACTTTATTTATAACGAGATAAATGACATCTTGCCGTTATTTCCAGATGCTAAAAGTGGTGTTAACGGTCGGGCCGATAAATTTACTGCCCTGGCATTACAAAGTAGAGCTATGCTTTATGCTGCCAGCATTGCAATGTTTGGTGAGATGCAACTTGAAGGAATTGTTGGAATTGCAGCTACTGAAGCAAATACGTATTACCAAAGAAGTTATGACGCGTCTCAAAAAATCATAAATGAGGGGGGGTATGTTTTATACGATAAAAGCGATGATAAAGTTGAAAATTATATTCAACTGTTTTTAGATGAAGAAAATGACGAAGTCATATTTGCAAAAGTATTTGAACCTTTTGTAAAAGGCCATTCTTTCGATAACCTGGCAACCCCACAAGGTTTCAGCGCTTCATGGAATTCCAACTATCCGGTGTTCTACGATTTTGTAGAACTCTACGGTTTTGTAGAAGGGAGCCCCATTACTGGCGTATCAAGAGATGAGCTAACTGATGAAAATTCCTGGGATATCAATGAATTTTTCGGGATGCGCGATCCCCGGTTCAGAGCATCGGTATATTATCCGGAATACGAATGGCAAGGCGGTACAGTCTATTTTCACGTTAGCACGACTTATACGAATACTAACGGGGAGGTTGTTACGGTAAACAGCGGTACTCTGGACAGAGACGGAACGCCATGGCCGGCTGCTGCTCCGCCTCGAAACGTACGAAACACTTCCCTTTTAGTCAGAAAAAAAGTAGATGAGTCAAATACAAACCCGATCGCAAATGCTTCAGGCCAGAATTTTTATGTTTTCAGATATGCTGAAATATTACTCAACCATGCTGAAGCGGCTTTTTACCTAGACAAAAAAGACGAGGCTCTAACCGATCTTAATGCTATAAGAAACAGGGCAGGAGTACCGGCATTGATGAGCGTATCAGAAGACAACCTGAGAAATGAACGACAGGTAGAACTTGCATTTGAAGAACACCGCTACTGGGATTTAAAAAGATGGAGAATCGCTCAGGAAAAAATGGATGGAGTAAGAATGAAAGGCTTAACTTTTAAATATAATTTAGATACCGACAGATATATGATTACCCTTAAAAATGCAGAAAGTGTAACGAGATCGTTTGGTATGGAACGCTATTATTTACCGATACATCTTGATTGGATAAACACCAACCCTAATCTAATTCAGAATCCAGGTTATTAA
- a CDS encoding SusC/RagA family TonB-linked outer membrane protein — protein sequence MRTKLFNKGVLLPKNRFLKGPVYTLALLLCASVYGFNHTVLKENHLKNNTRFQTNISGKITDEEGIAIPGVSVVIKGTNIGVATDFDGIFNLSAPNPNAILIVSSVGFKTQEVPINGRTNIDIILITETSTLDEVVVVGYGTQKKLNVTGAVSSIKADDVVSIPATNVKDLMIGQVPGLITNQNPSLPGQGNVSLSIRGFGEPLVIVDGIESYFDRLDPNDIESITVLKDASAAIYGARAGNGVILVTTKRGKEGKSSFNYHGYYGLQQRLTFPEQVNASDFIQTGRNAVFNTQYDPANPNQDINYGTLFTEENLELYSSGQKPSYSWVDGLLRNSGSPLSSHNFSLRGGSENVKYFTSVGTLSQQGIFNGDYQYNKMTVTNNLDVDITDELGMSLTSQYIDQDRDYASGSLGEIWNELRTSQPIYAYELPDKDRAPYTGFSQRNPVARSQKKFAGYNKTKVETLTAALELKYSPKFLEGLTLGAKTNVRLRTISNETLNQPYDVWSYDPAAVTEDFDGYTKEATILTNSFSKSVNGGDGPRRRILSRLYGQFDNTFNDHQIGLLVFGEKEDNTYNSLGASRRDLLTTQIPQINGPEDLTSTSGTGRDIEYTRVSFAGRLNYNYKEKYLFEATLRADASSKFGTDVRWGYFPSVMAGWNIAKEDFLNSTSVDELKLRLSYSETGIDNNVSNTAFDFLTGYEELNDIYIIDGEYVPVIRTAGIVNPNITWEETTLYNAGLDLSLFKGKLYANLDVFYRKREGLLRRPLVSLPNTFGANLPLVNTDSRSNRGFDAALGYRTQINDFKIDLNAGIGFSREKYEDYLEEIDETDPVQVKFDQRSGRWVNRWFGYKSNGLFNTQQEVDDYLSQYTIEGGTAGLNGTPKVGDIRYSDLNGDNIIDRADRYQMGYGSNPEITYSLNTRFSYKNFSLSMLWQGASRFNVNVNGLLRAPFSNEQVPLTLHTKYSWTQDPSNPGIGNNPNAQLPAYERSGSRQWNNAASDFWLKDGTYFRLKTANLSYNLPKEVIKTIGFTKVLFYVSGDNLITFSNLGIYKNAIDPEESSAPNAFNAPLLRTYSFGVQLGL from the coding sequence ATGAGAACTAAACTATTTAACAAGGGAGTATTGTTGCCCAAGAATCGTTTTTTAAAGGGGCCGGTCTATACTTTGGCTTTACTGTTATGCGCTTCTGTGTATGGTTTTAACCACACTGTACTCAAAGAGAATCATCTTAAAAACAACACCCGCTTTCAAACTAATATTTCGGGTAAAATAACCGATGAAGAAGGAATCGCTATTCCCGGTGTGAGTGTTGTTATCAAAGGAACTAACATAGGTGTTGCAACCGATTTTGATGGAATATTTAATCTTTCGGCGCCAAACCCAAATGCAATTCTGATAGTTAGCTCTGTAGGATTCAAAACTCAGGAAGTTCCAATAAATGGAAGAACGAATATTGATATTATCTTAATTACCGAAACATCTACCCTGGACGAGGTTGTCGTGGTGGGTTATGGAACGCAAAAAAAACTGAATGTTACCGGTGCTGTATCAAGCATTAAAGCCGACGATGTTGTTTCAATACCCGCAACCAATGTGAAGGATTTGATGATTGGTCAAGTACCGGGGTTAATTACCAATCAAAATCCGTCATTACCGGGTCAAGGTAATGTTTCTTTAAGTATAAGGGGGTTTGGAGAGCCTTTGGTTATTGTCGACGGTATTGAATCTTACTTTGACAGATTAGATCCAAACGATATCGAATCTATTACTGTTTTGAAAGATGCATCAGCTGCTATCTACGGGGCCCGAGCCGGTAATGGGGTCATCCTGGTAACCACAAAAAGAGGAAAAGAAGGGAAGTCCAGTTTCAATTATCATGGTTATTACGGATTACAACAGCGACTGACTTTTCCTGAACAGGTAAATGCTTCCGATTTTATCCAGACAGGTAGAAATGCTGTTTTTAATACTCAATATGACCCGGCAAACCCTAATCAGGATATTAATTATGGTACTTTATTTACAGAAGAGAACCTGGAGCTCTATAGCTCTGGTCAGAAGCCAAGTTATAGCTGGGTAGACGGGCTACTTCGAAATTCGGGGTCTCCCCTGTCAAGCCATAATTTCAGTTTGAGGGGTGGCAGCGAAAATGTAAAGTATTTTACTTCTGTAGGTACATTAAGTCAGCAAGGAATCTTTAATGGCGATTATCAATATAATAAAATGACCGTAACCAACAATCTGGATGTTGACATTACCGACGAGTTAGGAATGAGCCTTACCAGTCAATACATCGATCAAGACAGGGACTATGCATCGGGAAGCCTGGGTGAAATCTGGAATGAGCTTCGTACCTCTCAGCCCATATATGCTTATGAACTTCCGGATAAAGACAGAGCTCCTTATACAGGATTCAGCCAAAGGAACCCCGTAGCCAGGTCACAAAAAAAGTTTGCCGGGTACAATAAAACAAAAGTTGAAACGCTTACCGCTGCACTTGAGCTAAAATACAGTCCGAAATTTTTAGAAGGCCTTACGCTGGGAGCAAAGACCAACGTCAGGTTGAGAACAATAAGCAATGAAACCTTAAATCAGCCGTACGACGTCTGGAGTTACGATCCTGCCGCTGTAACTGAAGATTTTGACGGATATACGAAAGAAGCTACCATTTTAACTAATTCATTCAGTAAATCAGTGAATGGCGGTGACGGACCAAGAAGGAGGATCTTATCGAGATTATATGGTCAGTTTGACAATACATTTAATGATCATCAAATCGGGCTTCTTGTTTTTGGTGAAAAAGAAGACAATACATACAATTCTCTCGGGGCTTCCAGAAGAGATTTACTTACTACGCAAATCCCTCAGATAAACGGCCCTGAAGATCTGACATCAACCTCTGGTACCGGAAGAGACATAGAGTACACCCGTGTTAGTTTTGCAGGAAGGCTGAATTACAATTACAAAGAAAAATACCTGTTCGAAGCCACATTACGTGCCGATGCCAGTTCTAAATTCGGAACAGATGTCAGGTGGGGATATTTTCCTTCTGTAATGGCAGGTTGGAATATTGCCAAAGAAGACTTTTTAAACAGTACTTCTGTCGATGAACTTAAGTTAAGATTAAGTTATAGTGAAACAGGTATCGATAATAATGTCAGCAACACGGCATTTGACTTTTTAACCGGTTATGAAGAATTGAATGACATTTATATTATTGATGGTGAATATGTTCCCGTTATCAGAACTGCCGGTATTGTTAACCCTAACATTACCTGGGAAGAAACAACCTTATACAATGCCGGCCTGGATCTCTCGTTGTTCAAAGGGAAGCTGTATGCAAATTTAGATGTCTTTTACAGGAAAAGGGAAGGTCTTTTAAGAAGACCATTGGTTAGCCTTCCTAATACTTTCGGTGCCAACCTGCCACTTGTTAATACTGATAGCAGGAGTAACAGAGGTTTTGATGCTGCTTTGGGATACAGAACACAAATTAATGACTTTAAGATCGACCTCAATGCCGGAATAGGTTTTTCCCGCGAAAAATACGAAGACTACTTAGAAGAAATTGACGAAACCGATCCGGTACAGGTGAAATTTGACCAACGCTCCGGAAGATGGGTAAACAGATGGTTTGGTTACAAATCCAACGGCTTGTTCAATACCCAGCAAGAAGTAGACGATTACTTGTCTCAATACACCATCGAAGGAGGTACCGCCGGCCTTAATGGTACGCCTAAAGTCGGAGATATTCGTTATTCAGATCTCAATGGCGATAATATAATTGACAGGGCAGACAGATACCAAATGGGATACGGATCCAATCCGGAAATAACATACTCTCTAAACACCAGGTTTTCTTATAAAAACTTCTCCCTTTCAATGCTATGGCAAGGAGCTTCCAGGTTTAATGTCAACGTCAATGGTTTGTTAAGAGCGCCTTTCTCAAATGAACAAGTGCCTCTTACCTTACACACAAAATATAGCTGGACACAAGATCCTTCAAACCCAGGAATTGGAAACAACCCCAATGCACAACTACCTGCTTATGAAAGAAGCGGGAGCAGGCAATGGAATAATGCCGCGTCTGATTTCTGGTTAAAAGACGGAACATATTTTAGATTAAAAACTGCCAATTTATCTTACAATTTACCAAAAGAAGTAATTAAAACTATTGGCTTTACTAAAGTACTGTTCTATGTATCGGGAGACAATCTAATTACTTTTTCAAACCTGGGCATTTACAAAAATGCCATTGATCCGGAAGAGTCTTCAGCCCCAAATGCGTTTAATGCACCTTTACTCAGAACTTATTCGTTTGGGGTACAGCTAGGCTTATAG